Proteins from one Staphylococcus saprophyticus subsp. saprophyticus ATCC 15305 = NCTC 7292 genomic window:
- the liaF gene encoding cell wall-active antibiotics response protein VraT translates to MTHKYISTEMLIVFTALMIIANFYYIFFEKIGFLLVLLLGCILVYVGYIYFHKVRGLLAFWIGALLIAFTLLSNKYTIIILFIFLIVLIVRYIIYKFKPLKITATEEEVDSPEFIKQKWFGEQRSPVYVYKWEDLQIQHGIGDIHIDMSKAANIKENNTIVIRHIIGKVQIVVPLNYNIILHFTTLYGNAYVNETSYKVENNNIKVVEETKAENYAVNIYVSSFLGDVEVIYK, encoded by the coding sequence ATGACTCATAAATATATATCCACAGAGATGCTTATCGTATTTACAGCATTAATGATTATTGCCAATTTTTATTATATTTTCTTTGAAAAAATTGGCTTTTTACTTGTGTTATTATTGGGTTGTATTTTAGTTTATGTGGGTTATATCTATTTTCATAAAGTACGTGGTTTATTAGCTTTTTGGATTGGTGCGTTATTAATAGCATTTACCTTATTATCTAATAAGTATACGATTATCATATTATTTATATTTTTAATAGTACTCATCGTTAGATATATTATTTATAAATTTAAACCTTTAAAAATTACTGCAACAGAAGAAGAAGTAGACTCACCGGAATTTATAAAACAAAAATGGTTTGGCGAGCAACGATCACCTGTATATGTTTATAAATGGGAAGATTTACAAATTCAACATGGCATTGGTGATATTCATATTGATATGTCTAAAGCAGCAAACATTAAAGAAAATAATACAATCGTTATTCGACATATCATTGGAAAAGTTCAAATCGTGGTACCACTTAACTATAATATTATATTACATTTCACAACGTTATACGGGAATGCCTATGTAAACGAAACCTCTTATAAAGTTGAGAATAATAATATTAAGGTAGTAGAAGAAACAAAAGCAGAGAACTATGCTGTAAATATTTATGTCTCATCATTTTTAGGTGATGTTGAGGTGATTTATAAATGA
- a CDS encoding response regulator transcription factor VraR, whose translation MPIKVLFVDDHEMVRIGISSYLSTQSDIDVVGEGKSGKDAIEKAHELKPDLILMDLLMDDMDGVEATEQVKKDLPNIKVVMLTSYIEDNEVYRALDSGVDSYILKTTSASDIAEAIRKTYNNESVFEAEVLVKMRNRMKQRAELYEMLTEREMEILLLIAKGYSNQEIASASHITIKTVKTHVSNILSKLEVQDRTQAVIYAFQHNLIQ comes from the coding sequence ATGCCGATTAAAGTATTATTTGTTGATGATCATGAAATGGTTCGAATAGGTATTTCTAGTTATTTATCCACACAATCAGATATAGATGTCGTAGGGGAAGGTAAGTCAGGAAAAGATGCAATCGAAAAAGCACATGAACTGAAACCGGACCTAATTTTAATGGATTTACTTATGGACGATATGGATGGTGTCGAAGCAACTGAACAAGTTAAAAAAGACTTGCCAAATATTAAAGTTGTCATGCTTACGAGTTATATTGAAGATAACGAAGTCTATCGTGCACTTGATTCCGGTGTAGATAGCTATATATTGAAAACAACAAGTGCTAGTGATATTGCTGAAGCGATTCGTAAGACTTACAATAATGAGTCAGTATTTGAAGCAGAAGTCCTAGTTAAAATGAGAAATAGGATGAAACAACGAGCTGAATTGTATGAAATGCTCACAGAACGTGAAATGGAGATTTTATTACTGATTGCTAAAGGTTACTCTAACCAAGAGATTGCCAGCGCTTCACATATTACGATTAAAACAGTGAAAACGCATGTAAGTAATATCCTAAGTAAATTAGAAGTTCAAGATAGAACTCAAGCCGTCATATATGCATTCCAGCACAATTTAATTCAATAA
- a CDS encoding sensor histidine kinase VraS, giving the protein MNHYFRAIGSMLILVYSTFFAIFFIDKVFVNIMYFQGMFYTQIFGIPVLLFLNLMVILLCIIVGSVLAYKINQQNHWLKDQIERSIEGQTVGINDQNIELYNETIELYQTLVPLNQEVHKLRMKTQNLTNESYNINDVKVKKIIEDERQRLARELHDSVSQQLFAASMMLSAIKETELKAPLDQQIPVLEKMIQDSQLEMRALLLHLRPIGLKDKSLGEGIKDLVVDLQKKVPMKVVHDIEEFKVPKGIEDHLFRITQEAISNTLRHSKGTKVTIELFNREEYLLLRIQDNGKGFNVDDKVEQSYGLKNMRERALEIGATFHIVSLPDAGTRIEVKAPLNKEDSNAD; this is encoded by the coding sequence ATGAATCACTACTTTAGAGCGATCGGGTCCATGTTGATATTAGTATATAGTACGTTTTTTGCCATATTCTTTATTGATAAAGTGTTTGTTAATATAATGTATTTTCAAGGTATGTTTTATACTCAAATATTTGGCATACCTGTACTGCTTTTTTTAAATCTAATGGTGATTTTACTCTGTATTATTGTAGGTTCTGTCTTAGCATATAAAATCAATCAGCAAAATCATTGGTTAAAAGATCAAATTGAACGTTCAATAGAAGGTCAAACAGTGGGTATCAATGATCAAAATATTGAATTATACAACGAAACAATCGAACTATATCAAACGCTTGTGCCTTTAAATCAAGAAGTACATAAATTAAGAATGAAAACACAGAACCTGACGAATGAATCTTATAATATCAATGATGTTAAAGTTAAGAAAATTATAGAAGACGAACGCCAACGTTTAGCGCGTGAATTACATGATTCAGTTAGTCAACAATTATTCGCAGCAAGTATGATGTTATCAGCAATTAAAGAGACAGAATTGAAGGCCCCATTGGACCAACAAATACCAGTATTAGAAAAAATGATTCAAGATTCCCAATTAGAAATGAGAGCACTACTATTACACTTAAGACCTATTGGTTTGAAAGATAAATCTTTAGGTGAGGGTATTAAAGATTTAGTCGTTGATTTACAGAAAAAAGTACCAATGAAAGTGGTACATGATATTGAAGAATTCAAAGTACCAAAAGGTATCGAGGACCATTTATTCCGTATTACGCAAGAAGCCATTTCTAATACGCTAAGACATTCTAAAGGAACGAAGGTCACAATTGAATTATTTAATAGGGAAGAATATTTGTTATTGCGTATACAAGATAATGGTAAAGGGTTTAATGTAGATGATAAGGTAGAACAAAGTTATGGATTAAAAAATATGCGCGAACGTGCACTAGAAATAGGTGCAACATTTCATATCGTTTCTTTGCCTGATGCAGGTACGAGAATTGAAGTAAAGGCACCATTAAATAAGGAGGATTCAAATGCCGATTAA
- a CDS encoding FUSC family protein: MNDNWYKKIIGARTIKTGLATFLTALFCLALNLNPIFAILTAIVTIEPTAKASLKKGYRRLPATIIGALFAVIFTFIFGDQSPFAYALSATFTIILCTKLNLHVGTTVATLTAMAMIPGIHEAYFFNFFSRLLTAIIGLVTAGLVNFIILPPKYYDQVESSINLTESKMYELFELRMRQLLLGKFTKGAPYRQLNQLIDLNQKVETLLSYQKDELSYHKHHDSEWIQLKALTTRAHTNRLFITHLSNLVYLPKDTIITFTNDEKLAILSIAQSINNIYSTGHFERKKQHASLLKMSVKGLDEFDSNQLKSHVIYEILLIYRILDHRFA; this comes from the coding sequence ATGAATGATAACTGGTATAAAAAAATTATCGGTGCTCGTACAATTAAAACGGGTCTAGCCACATTCCTGACTGCATTATTTTGTTTAGCTTTAAACTTAAATCCGATATTTGCTATATTAACGGCTATTGTGACGATTGAACCTACAGCTAAAGCTTCATTAAAAAAAGGCTATCGTCGTTTGCCAGCAACAATTATTGGGGCATTATTTGCAGTCATATTCACATTTATATTTGGGGACCAATCCCCTTTCGCATATGCATTGAGCGCTACGTTCACAATTATTCTATGTACCAAACTTAATTTACATGTGGGTACTACGGTAGCTACATTAACAGCTATGGCTATGATTCCAGGTATTCATGAAGCCTATTTCTTTAATTTCTTTTCTAGATTATTAACTGCTATCATCGGACTCGTAACAGCTGGATTAGTAAACTTTATTATTTTACCTCCAAAATATTATGATCAAGTTGAATCATCTATTAATTTGACTGAATCAAAAATGTACGAACTCTTTGAATTACGTATGCGTCAATTATTACTTGGTAAATTTACAAAAGGCGCGCCTTATCGTCAATTAAATCAATTAATCGATTTAAATCAAAAAGTGGAAACCTTACTTTCTTATCAAAAAGATGAACTAAGCTATCACAAACACCATGATTCAGAATGGATTCAACTTAAAGCACTAACTACGCGCGCGCATACTAATAGGTTGTTTATTACCCATTTATCTAATTTAGTTTATTTACCGAAAGATACGATAATTACTTTTACAAACGATGAAAAATTGGCGATTTTAAGTATCGCACAAAGTATAAACAATATATATTCGACTGGACACTTCGAGCGTAAGAAACAACATGCCTCTTTACTAAAAATGTCTGTGAAAGGTTTAGATGAGTTTGATAGCAATCAACTTAAAAGTCATGTCATTTATGAAATTCTATTGATTTATCGCATATTAGATCATCGTTTTGCATAA
- a CDS encoding Mur ligase family protein translates to MRYWTATRLAKLARQASKAAGKKGTDLPGQVARRVDKNILRKLASQVDEIVFISGTNGKTTTSNLIGHTLKANDIEIIHNNEGANMAAGITSAFILQNKKNTKIAVIEIDEGSIPRVLNEVTPTMMVVTNFFRDQMDRFGEIDIMVNNIAKAINNKGIKLLLNADDPFVSRLKIASDTVVYYGMKAHAHEFEQSTMNESRYCPNCGRLLHYDYIQYNQIGHYHCECGFKREDTQYEVSSFTLTPFINLNIGSKTFNMKIAGDFNAYNAIAAYSVLRELGINDDGIRKGFETYTSDNGRMQYFKQDSKEAMINLAKNPAGMNASLSVGEQLSGSKVYLISLNDNAADGRDTSWIYDADFEKLTRQQIETIIVTGTRAEELQLRLKLAGVTVPVILERDIYKATAKSMEYKESFTVAIPNYSSLAPMLEQLNHSFEEVKAK, encoded by the coding sequence ATGAGATACTGGACTGCAACCCGCTTAGCAAAATTGGCAAGGCAAGCAAGTAAAGCTGCTGGCAAAAAAGGCACAGACTTGCCCGGTCAAGTAGCTAGAAGAGTAGATAAAAATATATTAAGAAAGTTAGCATCTCAAGTTGATGAGATTGTTTTTATAAGTGGTACGAATGGGAAAACAACCACTTCAAACCTAATCGGTCATACATTAAAAGCTAATGATATAGAAATCATACATAATAATGAAGGCGCAAATATGGCTGCAGGTATTACATCTGCTTTTATTTTGCAAAATAAGAAAAATACAAAAATCGCAGTCATTGAAATTGACGAGGGCTCTATTCCGAGAGTGCTTAACGAAGTAACACCAACGATGATGGTTGTTACGAATTTCTTCCGAGATCAAATGGACCGTTTTGGTGAAATTGATATTATGGTTAATAACATAGCAAAGGCGATTAATAATAAGGGCATTAAATTATTATTGAATGCAGATGATCCATTTGTGAGTAGGTTGAAAATTGCGAGTGACACGGTTGTTTACTATGGCATGAAGGCACACGCACACGAATTTGAACAAAGTACAATGAATGAAAGCCGTTATTGTCCAAACTGCGGACGTTTACTCCATTATGACTATATCCAATATAACCAAATTGGTCATTATCACTGTGAATGTGGTTTTAAACGTGAGGATACACAATATGAAGTATCCTCATTTACACTGACACCGTTTATAAACTTAAATATTGGTTCTAAAACGTTTAATATGAAAATAGCTGGTGATTTTAATGCTTATAACGCGATTGCTGCATATTCTGTATTAAGAGAGTTAGGCATTAATGATGACGGCATCAGAAAAGGTTTTGAAACGTATACATCAGACAACGGCCGTATGCAATATTTTAAACAAGATAGCAAAGAAGCTATGATAAACTTAGCCAAAAATCCTGCAGGGATGAACGCAAGTCTCTCAGTAGGTGAACAATTAAGCGGTAGTAAGGTTTACCTTATCAGTTTAAATGATAATGCTGCAGATGGTAGAGATACATCGTGGATATATGATGCAGATTTTGAAAAATTAACAAGACAACAAATAGAGACAATTATTGTTACAGGAACTAGAGCAGAAGAACTTCAATTAAGATTAAAATTGGCTGGTGTTACAGTACCTGTTATCTTAGAGCGCGATATTTACAAAGCGACTGCTAAATCTATGGAATATAAAGAGAGCTTTACTGTAGCAATTCCAAATTATTCTTCGCTCGCACCTATGTTAGAACAATTAAACCACTCTTTTGAGGAGGTCAAAGCGAAATGA
- a CDS encoding type 1 glutamine amidotransferase — MNELTVYHFMPDKLNLYSDIGNIIALRQRAKLRNIQLNVVDINETEGITLDNCDIFFIGGGSDREQALATKELSKIKTVLKDAIEEGMPGLTICGGYQFLGSKYITPDGTELAGLNILDFYTESQTNRLTGDIVIESKTFGTIVGFENHGGRTYHKFGTLGHVTHGYGNNDEDAKEGIHYKNLLGTYLHGPILPKNHEITDYLLEKACERKGIAFEPKQVDNTEEEAAKQVIVDRVAKN; from the coding sequence ATGAATGAATTAACTGTTTATCATTTTATGCCTGATAAATTAAATTTATATAGTGATATTGGTAATATCATTGCGTTAAGACAACGTGCTAAATTGAGGAATATCCAATTAAATGTAGTTGATATCAATGAAACAGAAGGTATCACGCTAGATAACTGTGATATATTTTTCATTGGTGGTGGCAGTGATAGAGAACAAGCCTTGGCTACGAAAGAATTAAGCAAAATAAAAACGGTATTGAAAGATGCCATTGAAGAAGGCATGCCCGGTCTGACAATTTGTGGTGGGTATCAGTTCTTGGGGAGTAAATACATTACACCAGATGGTACAGAATTAGCTGGTTTAAATATTTTAGACTTTTATACTGAGTCACAAACAAATCGTCTTACAGGCGATATTGTGATTGAAAGTAAAACTTTTGGAACAATAGTTGGTTTTGAAAATCATGGTGGCCGTACATATCATAAATTTGGTACTTTAGGTCACGTTACACATGGATATGGAAATAATGATGAAGATGCAAAAGAAGGTATTCATTATAAAAATCTATTAGGTACATATTTACATGGTCCAATTTTACCAAAAAACCATGAAATTACTGATTATTTATTAGAAAAAGCATGTGAACGTAAAGGCATTGCTTTTGAGCCTAAACAAGTAGATAATACTGAAGAAGAAGCTGCTAAACAAGTTATTGTTGATCGCGTAGCTAAAAATTAA
- the map gene encoding type I methionyl aminopeptidase, which yields MIVKTEEELTALKDIGYICALVRDEMQSATKPGITTKELDDIAKDLFEKHGAISAPIHDENFPGQTCISVNEEVAHGIPGKRKIREGDLVNIDVSALKNGYYADTGISFVVGEPDNPLKQKVCDVALEAFEAAMTRVKPGAKLSQIGKAVHATARKNNLTVIKNLTGHGVGQSLHEAPSHVMNYYEPKDKTLLKEGTVIAVEPFISTKATFVTEGKNEWAFETNDKSFVAQIEHTVIVTKDGPLLTTKID from the coding sequence ATGATTGTAAAAACAGAAGAAGAATTAACAGCATTAAAAGATATTGGTTATATTTGCGCGCTAGTAAGAGATGAAATGCAATCAGCAACTAAGCCAGGAATTACAACAAAAGAACTAGACGATATTGCAAAGGACTTATTTGAAAAGCATGGAGCGATATCAGCGCCAATTCATGATGAGAACTTTCCAGGTCAAACATGTATCAGTGTAAACGAAGAAGTAGCTCATGGTATACCTGGTAAACGTAAAATACGTGAAGGTGATTTAGTGAATATAGATGTGTCTGCGCTTAAAAACGGATACTATGCAGACACAGGGATTTCATTTGTTGTTGGTGAACCGGACAATCCATTAAAACAAAAAGTGTGTGATGTGGCATTAGAAGCATTCGAAGCGGCAATGACACGTGTAAAACCTGGTGCTAAATTAAGCCAAATTGGTAAAGCAGTACATGCGACTGCACGAAAAAATAACCTTACAGTAATTAAAAACCTAACAGGTCATGGCGTAGGCCAATCTCTACATGAAGCACCAAGCCATGTTATGAATTATTATGAACCTAAAGATAAAACACTATTAAAAGAAGGCACAGTAATCGCTGTTGAACCATTTATTTCTACAAAGGCAACTTTTGTAACAGAAGGTAAAAATGAATGGGCATTTGAAACAAACGATAAAAGTTTTGTTGCTCAAATTGAACATACGGTTATTGTGACAAAAGATGGACCATTATTAACTACTAAAATAGATTAA
- a CDS encoding ferritin encodes MLNKELLDALNEQMNHEFYAAHAYMAMAAFCDDNSYEGFANFYIQQAKEERFHGKKIYDYINDRGEHALFTAIPAPKTEFSSILETFEDGLAQEQDVTHRFYNLSDLANKDKDYATISFLNWFLDEQVEEEAMFETHIDYLNRIGDDSNTLYLYEKELAARSFDESE; translated from the coding sequence ATGTTAAACAAAGAACTATTAGATGCTTTAAATGAACAAATGAATCATGAATTTTATGCTGCTCACGCTTATATGGCTATGGCTGCCTTTTGTGACGACAATTCTTACGAAGGTTTTGCAAATTTTTATATTCAACAAGCTAAAGAAGAAAGATTCCATGGTAAAAAAATATATGACTATATTAACGATCGTGGAGAACATGCTTTATTTACAGCAATTCCTGCACCAAAAACAGAGTTCAGCAGCATCTTAGAAACGTTTGAAGATGGTTTGGCTCAAGAACAAGACGTTACACATAGATTCTATAATTTATCAGATTTAGCTAACAAAGATAAAGATTATGCTACGATTTCATTCTTAAATTGGTTCTTAGACGAGCAAGTTGAAGAAGAAGCTATGTTTGAAACGCATATCGATTACTTAAATCGTATTGGTGATGATAGTAATACACTTTACCTTTATGAAAAAGAGTTAGCTGCACGTTCATTTGATGAATCAGAATAA
- a CDS encoding 3'-5' exonuclease, whose product MSNDAFIALDFETANGKRTSICAVGMVKVVNHQITESFYTLVNPNDYFSQQNIAVHSIHPEQVEDAPTFQTVYPYMLQFIGDLPVVAHNAAFDMNVLHESISAFGFDTPNMTYFCSLQLSRRTVENHRYGLNYMMQYYNLDFHGHHDALNDAKACAMITFRLLKHYDDLPSMLNIYGKDLKDKD is encoded by the coding sequence ATGAGTAACGATGCATTTATAGCTTTAGATTTTGAAACTGCCAACGGTAAACGTACAAGTATTTGTGCTGTTGGTATGGTTAAAGTAGTCAACCACCAGATAACAGAATCTTTCTATACACTTGTTAACCCTAATGACTATTTCTCACAACAAAATATCGCAGTACACAGCATACATCCTGAACAAGTTGAAGATGCGCCTACATTTCAAACAGTATATCCCTATATGTTGCAATTTATCGGCGATTTACCCGTCGTTGCACACAATGCAGCATTTGATATGAACGTTCTACACGAAAGTATTAGTGCTTTTGGTTTTGATACCCCTAACATGACTTACTTTTGCTCTTTACAACTTTCAAGAAGAACAGTAGAAAATCATCGCTATGGTTTAAATTACATGATGCAATATTATAATTTAGATTTTCATGGACATCATGATGCGCTCAATGATGCTAAAGCATGCGCTATGATTACGTTCCGTCTCTTAAAACATTATGATGATTTACCTAGTATGTTAAATATCTACGGCAAGGATTTAAAAGATAAAGATTAA
- a CDS encoding IS3 family transposase, with amino-acid sequence MKVLHETLNFGLSLLFKVSKVAKSVYYYWLERFKQPNKDKELIETIKAICEECGYIYGYRRVTQSLSNKGIKVNHKKVRKLMKKLKLTCTKFTHRGRKYKSYKGNVGKIAKHLLKRRFNTNRPYQKVVTDITEFKLNNGSKLYLSAYIDLYSSEIMSYSISSHPTLDMAINPLKELLNKCPNVNYRLTIHSDQGWHYQNAKYVNILKENKVFQSMSRKGNCLDNSVMENFFGLLKQEMFYGEKFGHFYQLELAIQNYIIFYNDERIKSKLKGLSPKNFRKQTFEILH; translated from the coding sequence ATAAAAGTATTACATGAAACATTAAATTTTGGGCTCAGTCTATTATTTAAAGTTTCAAAAGTAGCTAAATCTGTTTATTACTATTGGCTAGAACGTTTTAAACAACCAAATAAAGATAAAGAATTAATTGAAACTATTAAAGCGATATGTGAAGAATGTGGATATATCTATGGCTATAGAAGAGTTACTCAATCCTTATCAAATAAAGGTATTAAAGTGAATCATAAAAAGGTAAGAAAGTTAATGAAAAAATTAAAACTCACTTGTACAAAATTTACACATAGAGGACGTAAGTATAAATCTTACAAAGGAAATGTAGGCAAAATAGCAAAACATTTATTAAAACGACGTTTTAATACGAATCGCCCTTATCAAAAAGTAGTGACTGATATTACAGAATTTAAGTTAAATAATGGATCAAAATTATATTTATCTGCATATATTGATTTATATAGTTCAGAAATTATGAGCTATAGTATTTCAAGTCACCCAACACTAGATATGGCTATCAATCCACTAAAAGAACTTTTAAATAAATGTCCAAATGTTAATTATCGATTAACTATACATTCAGATCAAGGTTGGCATTATCAAAATGCGAAATACGTAAATATTTTAAAAGAAAATAAAGTGTTTCAAAGTATGTCAAGAAAGGGAAATTGTCTCGATAATTCAGTTATGGAAAACTTTTTTGGATTATTGAAGCAAGAAATGTTTTATGGAGAAAAATTTGGTCATTTTTATCAATTGGAGCTAGCTATTCAAAACTATATTATTTTTTATAATGATGAAAGAATTAAATCAAAATTAAAAGGCTTGTCTCCTAAAAATTTTAGGAAACAAACCTTTGAAATATTACACTAA
- a CDS encoding YihY/virulence factor BrkB family protein translates to MSKKDKTTSNFLNEAKSVEENDKQSNETNGQQIKRDRTYITPDEFKSKSPKKDNQAFFVSRINKPAKYTKDSNFFSYLVYRIGKDDASGLSAQLSYYFMLSLFPMLLFLLSIVPVVGVKQSTIRDLIKDHVPSDYAPQVSGIIGDIMENASGGLLSIGLIAALWSASNGMTALMNAFNVAYDVEDSRNFVVAKLYSVLFTLAMIIVMPVALVLPTFGQQIGDLLFGPLGLGDQVKWLFDTIRFVLPVIVVLIAFMVLYTLAPNVKIKLLSVIPGAIFATIVFLGGSYLFGIYISNFANYSKTYGSIAGIIILMLWLYITGFIIIIGAEINAIFHQRKVVSGKTPEEQTLDDIEHNRNTSIADNQDSENENTDITSSNKAVNDVDTSKNKG, encoded by the coding sequence ATGTCTAAAAAAGATAAAACAACTTCTAACTTTTTGAATGAGGCAAAAAGTGTAGAAGAAAATGACAAACAGTCTAATGAAACAAACGGTCAACAAATCAAACGCGACCGCACTTACATCACACCTGATGAATTTAAATCTAAGTCACCTAAGAAAGATAACCAAGCATTCTTTGTTTCACGTATCAATAAACCAGCAAAATATACTAAAGATTCAAATTTTTTCTCATATCTTGTATATAGAATTGGTAAAGATGACGCATCAGGACTGTCAGCACAGTTATCTTATTATTTCATGCTTTCATTGTTCCCAATGCTACTATTCTTACTCTCTATCGTACCAGTTGTTGGTGTGAAACAGTCGACGATAAGAGATTTAATAAAAGATCATGTGCCATCTGATTATGCACCTCAAGTTTCAGGTATAATTGGTGATATTATGGAGAATGCGAGCGGTGGATTACTATCTATCGGGTTAATCGCAGCATTATGGTCCGCATCTAACGGAATGACTGCGCTAATGAATGCCTTTAATGTTGCTTATGACGTTGAAGATAGCCGAAATTTTGTAGTTGCTAAACTTTATAGTGTATTATTCACGCTTGCCATGATTATCGTTATGCCAGTTGCACTCGTGTTACCTACATTTGGGCAACAAATTGGTGATCTGCTATTCGGCCCGCTAGGCCTTGGAGATCAAGTAAAATGGCTGTTTGATACAATACGTTTTGTATTACCTGTAATTGTTGTTCTTATAGCATTCATGGTGTTATACACATTAGCTCCTAATGTTAAAATTAAATTATTGTCTGTTATTCCAGGCGCTATATTTGCAACAATCGTCTTCTTAGGTGGGTCATATTTATTTGGAATTTATATTTCAAACTTTGCTAATTATTCTAAAACATATGGTAGTATTGCCGGTATTATCATCTTAATGTTATGGTTATACATCACAGGTTTCATCATCATCATTGGTGCTGAAATCAACGCCATCTTCCATCAACGTAAAGTGGTATCTGGTAAAACACCTGAAGAACAAACCTTGGACGATATCGAACATAATAGAAATACATCTATTGCAGATAATCAAGATTCTGAAAATGAAAATACTGATATTACATCATCAAACAAAGCAGTTAATGATGTAGATACATCGAAAAATAAAGGATAA
- a CDS encoding DUF1128 family protein yields MAKSIEQMIEEIRDRLNLVNQSLIDPDNYKSADEQEIREIHEYVTSKASFTPSEASAIADALGQIRK; encoded by the coding sequence GTGGCAAAAAGTATAGAACAAATGATAGAAGAAATAAGAGATAGATTAAATCTTGTGAATCAAAGTTTGATTGATCCAGATAATTATAAATCAGCAGATGAACAAGAAATTCGTGAAATTCATGAATATGTAACATCAAAAGCATCATTTACACCGAGTGAAGCATCGGCAATCGCTGATGCACTTGGTCAAATTCGTAAATAG
- a CDS encoding helix-turn-helix domain-containing protein — protein sequence MLSYRETASHFKISNSAMICAWQRIFEEKGILGLNNNRKGRPNKMDKKHSKVKSKSTELKESEREELERLRNENEILKAGIAYQKKLQALTQNYETKHSKR from the coding sequence ATGTTGTCTTATCGAGAAACAGCAAGCCATTTTAAAATAAGTAATAGCGCCATGATATGTGCTTGGCAACGTATATTTGAAGAGAAAGGTATCCTCGGACTAAACAACAATCGGAAAGGACGTCCAAATAAAATGGATAAAAAACATTCGAAAGTAAAGTCTAAATCAACCGAATTAAAAGAAAGTGAACGCGAGGAATTAGAAAGACTAAGAAATGAAAATGAGATATTAAAAGCAGGTATAGCTTATCAAAAAAAGTTACAAGCCTTGACTCAAAATTACGAAACAAAACATTCGAAAAGGTAA
- a CDS encoding low molecular weight protein-tyrosine-phosphatase, whose amino-acid sequence MITVAFVCLGNICRSPMAEAIMRQKLLDRNINDIKVTSRGTGQWNLGEPPHEGTQAILSEHDIPFDGMISELFESNDDFDYIIAMDQSNVDNIKQINPNIKGQLFKLLEFSDMTETDVPDPYYTNNFEGVYKMVQSSCDNLINFIIKDANLREE is encoded by the coding sequence ATGATTACAGTAGCATTCGTATGTTTAGGAAATATTTGTCGTTCACCTATGGCAGAAGCAATCATGCGACAAAAATTACTTGATAGAAATATAAATGATATAAAGGTTACCTCTAGAGGCACAGGGCAATGGAACTTAGGTGAGCCACCTCATGAAGGTACACAAGCCATTCTATCTGAACATGACATACCTTTTGATGGTATGATTAGTGAACTGTTTGAATCAAACGATGACTTTGATTACATTATTGCAATGGATCAAAGTAACGTTGATAATATCAAACAAATTAATCCTAATATTAAAGGTCAATTGTTTAAACTATTAGAGTTTAGCGATATGACTGAAACAGACGTTCCAGATCCTTATTATACAAATAATTTCGAAGGCGTCTATAAAATGGTACAATCATCTTGTGATAATTTAATCAATTTTATAATTAAAGATGCAAATTTAAGAGAGGAGTAA